The following nucleotide sequence is from Microbacterium arborescens.
CGTGGGCGGTTCGATGTCGCCGTCGAGCACGACGGGCACGGTGACCGACTCGGGGCCGGCCGTCCACGTGATCTGTCCCAGCACCTCTCCGTCTATCCAATCCCGGGGCACGCGCACGTCACCGTCGACCGTGATGGGCGTGTCGGACCACGTCCGCAGCGACGCCCCCTTTTCCAGCACGACTCGTACCGAGCTGCCCCACGCCGTCGTGTACACGCCGATCTCCTGCCCGTGCTGTGCGACCGAGGTGTCATGGAAGCCATCGGCCAGGCGCCGCAGGACACCCAGAACGCTGTCCGCCACGCCGCCCTTCGATGACCCGCCGAGGGCCACCCCCACGACGCTCAACGGCTCGGGAAGGCCGACGTCGACGGATGCCGTGTAGAGGAGGTTCGCGCCGCTGTCATCGAGCGTTCCGGTCTTGAGCCCCGTTATCCCGCTCTGGCCGAGCAGTCCGTTGGTGTTGGCCAGGCGTCCCGGCCCCGGCAGGTTCAGAGACGGCGTCGCGGCGATAGCCGCCACCGTCGGGTCCGCCGCCGCGATGCGCCCGAGCGCGATGAGGTCGCTCGGAGTGCTGGTGTTGCGTGGATCGAGGCCCGAGGGCTCGACGATGTTCGTCCTCTCCAGCCCGTTGGCCACCAGCCATCGGTCGGCCGCAGCACGGAAGCCCGACACCGACCCGAATGCCCAGACGGCGATGGCTTCGGCGTAGTTGCTCGCCGAGGGGATGAGCATCGTCGCCAGCGCGTCGCGCAGCGACAGCGAACTGCCGATCGGCATCGGGGCGATCGTCGCGTCGCGCACGAAGTAGGCGTCGTAGAGCGCGTGATCGTCGCGGTCGAAGGTGAGCGTCGGCCCCCGGTCGCCGTCCGCGATCGGATAAGCGTCCAGGACCACGAGCGCGGTGACGAGCTTGGTGATGCTGGCGATGGGGCGAGGGTCGTCGCCGCCGTGAGTCATCCACACGCCGGCCGCCTCGGGCCCCAGGTACGGTTCCGCGCCGGCGACGGACAGTGCCGCGGCCCCGTCGGCCGTGAAGGCGATGTCGACCGCTGCCGCCGGAACCGGGGCTCGCGGGATCGACACCTCGCCCGTGGCCGGCTTCAGCGGGGCGGTCAGCGCCCACGCGGCATACCCGCCGGGCGCACCGAGCACGATCCCCGCGGTGACACCGGCGGCGATCCACCCGCTGCGTCGGCGTCGGCGACGGGATGCCGCGGCCTCCGACGTGCTCACGGACCGGTCGGGCGTGGACGCCGCGAAGAGGTCGTCGAGGTCGGCGACGTCGTCGTCACTCGGGTCGCGTCGCGCCATCTCATTCCCTTCGTCGTCACGTCCATCGTCACGCAAACGTCATACTCGCGGATGATTCGGGTCTCTCAGCGAACCCCTAGTCTTGAGGCGATCTTGAAACAAGGGGGTTGCACGTGCACCGCAAAACACTCCGATGGGCCGCGCCGGCCGCGGTCGGTCTCGTCTTCGTGCTGGCCGGTTGTACGGCCGCGGACGGGTCCGCGAACGACACCGAGGACTCGCCGCTGAACGAGTATTTCTCCGCCTTCTACGGCGGCGATATGAGCGAGGAGGAGCAGCAGGCCCGGTTCGAGAAGGAGAACAAGCAGCGCGAGGAGCTCGTCGCGCAGTGCATGCAGGACGAGGGTTTCGAGTACATCCCCGCGCCCACCAACGCCTCGTTCAGTTCGGGCACGGAATGGAAGCCCGAAGACCGCGAGTTCGTCTCCCAGTGGGGCTACGGCGCCGTGAAGTATCCCGACGCCGACGCGGAGCCTGCGCCCGAGCAGCAGACCACCGATCCCAACTCGGACTACGTCACGGCCCTCTCCGAGTCGGAGCAGGCTGCGTACTACGAAGCGTTGTACGGCCCGACCCCGAGCGAGGAGGAGATGTCCGAGGACGGCTCCTACGAGTACAACTGGGAGACCTCGGGCTGTCACGGCTGGGCCAGCCACGAGATCAGCGGCGACGACCCGCTGCAGTCCGACGAGTTCGCCGACGTCATGGACGCCATCACGAAGTTCTACGAGAGCACCGCGTCGCTCCCCGCCATCGCCGACATCGACCGTGAGTGGGCCGCGTGCATGGACACCGCGGGGTACCCCGGATTCGCGACGCAGACCGATGCCCAGAACTCCATCTACGACGAGCTCAACGCCATATACGAGAACATGACGGAGACCGGCCCGGACGAGGCGACGATGGACGAGATCCACGAGCGAGAGGTCGAGCTGGCCCTCGCCGACCTCGACTGCCGCAAGGAGACCGACTACCGCGCCAAGTACCAGAAGGCGCAGTACGAGGCCGAAGAGCAGTTCATCGCCGATCACAAGACGGAGCTCGAGGCGATGAAGGCGGCGGCTGAGCAGGCTCGTCCGTGAGCGACCGCCCCGTGAACGACGCACCAGAGCCCGATGACTCGTTCGACGACCTCGTCGCAGATCCCCTGAGCCCGGCCGAAACCGCCGTCGACGGCCCGGATGCCGCGGCCTCCACGACACTGTCGAGCGGCGGCCGGTTCGCCGTCTGGCGGTCGGTGGCCGCCCGCAACCGCGTGCTGTGGGTCTCCGCGGCGGTCGCCGTGGTCGCGCTCGTCGGCGGGCTCCTCGTCGGGCGGTTCGTCATGGCGCCCGCCTCGGCCGCGGCCGACGACGCCCCCGCTCCCGGTCTCGTGACGGTGCCGGTGGAGTTCGGTCCGCTCAGCAATGACGTCACGATCCGCGGCGAGGTCGGGTTCGCCGACCCCGTCGAGGTGAAGATCGACACGTCCGCGATCTCGGGTCCGGCAGTGGTCACCGGACAAGTTCCGGCACTCGGAGCCGAGCTGACGCAGCTCTCCGTCGCGCTCGAGGTGGCCGGGCGTCCCGTGATCACGCTGCCGGGCGAACTGCCCGCCTACCGCACCCTGCGATTCGGGGTCGCCGGCCCCGACGTCGTGCAGTTCAAAGAGGCGATGCGTGCCGTCGGCATCGATGCGGGCGACCCCGGTAACGACGTTTTCGACGAGCAGGCCGCGAATGCGGTCACCGCGCTGTACGCGGCAGTCGGCTACACCGGCCCCGAGTCCGAGGAGGACGGCACGAGCAGCGTCCGGTCGGCCCAGGACAACGTCCGGTCCGCCGAGCAGGCCCTCGCCGCCGCGCGCGGAGCCCTGAACGCGGCCGGGCGAGACGGCAATGCCATCGCACGTGCCGACCTCGAGGTCGCGAATGCGCGCGCGCTGCTGCAGGGCGCCCGCGACAACGGTGCCTCGTGGGACGAGATCGTCGCGGCCCAGAACCAGGTGGCCACCGCCGAGCTCGCGCGCGAGCAGCTGAACGCCGCGCCCGACACGAGCAGCGAGCGCGCGGCGGTCGACGCCGCGGCCAGCCAGCTCTCGCAGGCGCAGGACGACCTCGTGCGCGCCCGTCAGCAAGCCCTGCCCGCACTTCCGGCGGGAGAGGTGCTCTATCTCACCGAGCTGCCGCGCCGTGTGGACGCGGTGTCGGCTGAACGCGGCAGCATCCTCTCCGGTGCGGCGATGACCGTGTCGGGCGCGACCGTGGCTCTGACCGGATCAGCTGCGGAAGCCGACGCCAAGCTCCTGACGGCCGGCTCGACCGCCAGCTTCGCGCTGCCCGACGGGACCGAGCACGCTGCGACCGTCACCGCGGTCGACCCCGGAACGGGCGGGGAGAGCCGGTGGAAGGTCAGCCTCGAGCCGGCCGCGCTGACCCCCGAGCAGATCTCGCAGCTGCAGGGCACGAACGTGCGCGTCACGATCGCCGTCGGCGCGACGGCGGGCGATGTGCTCAGCGTTCCCGCGGCGGCGCTGACGGCAGGCCCAGGCGGCGAGACGAGAGTCGAGGTCGTCGAGGGCGACCCGCGCGACCCCGACGCCCGCACCCGCCTCGTCGTCGTCGAGACCGGTCTCTCCGCCGGCGGCGCCGTCGAGGTGCGAGCTACCGACGGTGAGCTCGCGGAAGACGATCTCGTCGTGGTCGGGCGATGACCGACGCCGCCATCGTCACCTCCGATCGCCCCGCCGCCCCGGACGAGTTCGTCGACGTCATCCGATCGGATGAAAATCCACCGGTAATCGAGCTGCGCGATGTCACCCGTTCGTTCCCCGGCCCACCGGAGGTGCAAGCACTCAAGGGCATCAACCTGACGGTCTCCGACGGTGAGTACGTCTCGATCGTCGGGCCGAGTGGATCGGGCAAGTCGACGATGCTCAACATCCTCGGACTCCTCGATCGGCCGACCGTGGGCGAGTACCGCCTCGCGGGCGAGCTGACCGGCGGCTATACCGAAGACGAGCGGGCAGCGGTGCGTGCACGACGTCTCGGCTTCGTCTTCCAGGCGTTCCACCTGATGCCGCGGCGAACCGTGCTCGAGAACGTCATGCTGCCGATGCTCTACAGCGGCACGCCACGCGGCGAGCGCGCGGAGCGCGCACGAGCCGCCCTCGACCGGGTCGGCCTCGGTCACCGCGTCGACTTCCGTCCCGGGCTGCTCTCGGGCGGTGAGCGACAGCGGGTGGCGGTGGCGCGTGCCGTCGTCACACAACCCCGCGTCATCCTCGCCGACGAGCCGACCGGCAACCTCGACCAGGCCACCACCGCCGACATCATGGCGTTGTTCGAAGAGCTCAACGCGGGCGGGCTGACCTTCGTCGTCATCACGCACGATCAGGGCGTGGCTGATCGTGCGGCTCGGCGCATCCGCATCGCGGACGGCCGGATGAGCGAGCTGAGCTGATGGCCGCGCTCTGGAAGAAGCTCCGCAGCCGGCGGTCCGACCGCTCGACCGACGCTTCGGCGACGACGACCGCGGTTGCCGAAGCCCGCCAGGTGGCACGCGCCGATCGCTTCGGGTTCGGCGACCTCGTCCTCGAGGCGACGACCGACATCGGCTCGCGCCCGGGCCGTCTGGTGATGACCGTCATGGGCACCGTGCTCGGCATCGGCGCGCTCGTGGCGACCATCGGCTTCGCACAGACCGCCGCCGGGCAGATCGCTCGGCAGTTCGATGCCGCTGCCGCGACCCATCTGAGCATCGGTCCGAGCGAGGCGCAGGCACGCGGCGGCCAGCGGGTCGCGACCGCCTCGCTGCCGTGGGATGCGCCGGCGCGCCTCGAGAACCTCGCCGGCGTCGAGTCGGCCGCCGTGCTGGCACCGGTCACGCTGCGCGAGAACACGATCACCGCCGTGCCGATCAACGATCCCTCGATCGCGGCTGCCGCTCCCCCGGCGCTCTTCGCGGCCTCGGGCGAGTTCCTCGACACCCTCGGCGGGCGCATCGTCACGGGTCGGTCGTTCGACGCTGGACACGATGCCCGCGGCGATCGCGTCGCGATGCTCGGCTCCCGCGCCGCCGAACGCCTCGCGATCAATCGCGTCGACACGCAGCCCTCGGTGTTCATCGGCGGCGTGGCTTACGCCGTCGTCGGGATCTTCGACGAGCTCGACCGCCGCGCCGAGGTCGTCGACGCCGTCGTGATCCCCACCGGTGCCGCGCGACAGGACTTCCAGCTCGCCTCCCCCGGTGACGCCATCGCGCGCATCGTGGTCGGCACCGGACCGCAGCTGCGTCAGCAGGCACCTCTGGCCCTCGCGCCCGACGCGGTCGACACGCTCGAGGTGAGCGCGCCGCAGGGCCGTTCCGATCTCGCCCGCGACGTGCAGGGAGACGTCAACGTCGTCTTCCTCATCCTCGGCGTCATCGTGCTGCTGGCGGGAGGCCTCGGGATCGCGAACGTCACGACCCTGTCGGTGCTCGAACGCACCGGCGAGATCGGGCTGCGACGCGCGCTCGGGTCGACCGGAAGGCAGATCGCCGGACAGTTCGTCGTCGAGTCGATCGTCATCGGACTGCTGGGCGGCCTGATCGGGTCGGCCCTCGGCGTGTTCGCCGTGATCGGCGTATCGATCGTGCAGCAGTGGTCGCCCGTCCTCGATCCCTGGGTGGCTCTCGGCGGAACCGTGCTCGGAGCGATCATCGGGCTCGCAGCCGGCGGCATCCCGGCCCGGCGCGCATCGCGCATCGAACCGGTCGTGGCGCTGCGCGGCAACGCCTGATCCCGCCCATAGCGCGGACGGCGCCCGAGCGCCAGTCCTCCTCGCCTCGAGTCGTCGAGGTCTACCGTTGCTCGCGGTGGGACGGCCGAGGACGAGGACGCGGGATGATCGACAGTGTCGCGAGCGATGATTCCGTCCTCCCTGGCGTGCTCCTCGCGGGTCGGTACCGCGTTGTCGAGGCGATCGGCTCGGGCGGCATGGCCCGCGTGTTCCTCGCGCGCGACGAAGCGCTCGGGCGTCCGGTAGCTGTCAAGGTGCTGCGGTCCGAGCTGACCGACAGCACCGCGGCGGACCGCGCCGCGATCGAGACGCGGCTGCTCGCGTCACTGAATCACCCCGGCCTGGTGACCCTGTTCGACGCGCATCTGAGCGACGAGCCGCGCTTCCTCGTCATGGAGCACGTGGTGGGGATGACGCTGTCGCAGCGCATCGCGACGGGTGTCCTCGACGACGGGGAGCTGACCGCGCTCGGCTCTCAGCTCGCCGACGCACTCCACGTGGTGCACGACGCGGGAATCGTGCACCGCGACGTGAAGCCGTCGAACATCCTCCTCGCCCGGTCGACGGTGCCCGGCGTGCCGCTGCGCGCCAAGCTCGCCGATTTTGGCATCGCCCACCTTCTCGACAGCGACCGTGTCACCTCCCCCAGCCTGCTGATCGGCACCGCCGCATACATCGCGCCCGAACTGCTGCACGGCGCTGATCCCGCCCCGCCGTCGGACATCTACGCGCTCGGTCTGGTCCTGCTCGAAGCAGCGACCGGCGAGCGCGCATTCTCCGGGTCGGAGGGCAATCGCGGCCAGCTGCTGGCGCGCCTGTCGCGTGACCCCGACATGCCTCCGATGCTGGACCACCCGTGGCGCGACCTGCTCTGCGCGATGACCTCGCGGCGTCCCGACGACCGTCCCACGGCGCTCGAGGTGATGTCGCGGCTGAGTCGTCGTGGCTCTGGCGCCTCGGGTGGCGCCGCGCCAGCCGCACCGGCTGCGCCTGCCGCGAGGGGAGGCGACGATGAGAACGCATCTCGCACCGCTCAGGCGGATGTCGCGACCGCGGCGTGGCCCGTCACCGAGGCTCGGGATCTCGAGACCACGACGGCATCCGATGCCCCGGTAGCCGCGACCGCTGCCCTGTGGGCACGCGGCACGACAGCAGAACCGGGCATCGAGCCGCTGTTCGGGTCGCCACCCCTCCGCGCCACCGGTGCCTCGACGGCGGCTCGCGGAACGACCACGCGGCGCCGGAGGCGAACGGCGATCACCGTCGGCGCCGCATCCGTCGGCGCGATCGGAGTAGCGCTCACCGCTCACCTGCTGCTGATGCCGCCCCCGGCCTCGCCGACGACGAATGTGACCGTACCCGCCGTCGTGGAGACTCCGGCAGACATCTCGACGGGCAACGGCGTCGCCGACGTCGAGGCTCCGACGGACGAGACCCCGGCGGCGACCGAGACGGTCGTCACGCCGGGGACGGGCGACGCCGGAGATGACACGCCGGCCGGGGCGGTCCCCGCCGGGGCGACGACCGTCGACACCCCCGCCGCGCCGGCCCAGAACAACGGGTTGGCCCCCGGCTCGAACAGCGGCAACGGGAACGGAAACGGCCCCGGCTCGAACAGCGGCAAGGGACCGGGCTCGACGGGGCCCGGTAAACCGGACAAGCCCGGCGGCTGAGCCCTCAGCGTCCGTCGGCGGAGGTGAGCAGTGCTCCCGCGTGGGCCAGCTCGGCGAGCGCGGCGGCGCTCGACTCCTCGGCGACACCCGCGACGAGGTCGGTCAGGATGCGCACGCGACGACCGTGCGCGATCGCGTCGAGTGCTGACGCGCGCACGCAGTAGTCGGTCGCGATGCCGACGATGTCGACGTCGACGACCCCGTGCCGGGTCAGCAGGTCGGCGACGGCATCCGCCGCTTCGGTCGTGCCCTCGAAGAGCGAGTAGGCGGGCACCCCCTGGCCCTTCTTCACGTGATGGGTGACGGCGGAGACGTCGAGCTCGGGGTCGTACTCGGCTCCCGCCGTATCGGCGACGCAGTGCACCGGCCAGGTCTCGACGTAGTCGGGCTCACCGTCGGCGAAATGTCCGCCGTTGTCATGATCAGCGTGATGCCAATCGCGCGAGGCCACGATGATCTCGTAGTCGTCGGCGTGATCCCGGAGGTGACGCGTGATCGCGGCGGCGACCGCGTCACCTCCGGTCACACCGAGCGCTCCGCCTTCGGTGAAGTCGTTCTGGACATCGACGATGAACAGGGCACGGGTCATGCGTCGAGGCTACGCTCCGCGTCCGCGCGGCGCACGGCCCGTTCACGACGCCACAGCTTCGACGGCCACCAGATGGCGGCGCCGATGTCGTGGGCGAGCGCGGGAACGAGGAGCGAGCGGACGACGAACGTGTCGAGCAGCACTCCGAACGCCACGATGAACGCGATCTGCGCGAGGAACAGAATCGGGATGACGCCGAGGGCCGCGAACGTCGCTGCGAGCACGAGTCCCGCCGAGGTGATGACCCCGCCTGTCGCCACGAGTCCTCGCGCGATGCCCCGACGGGTTCCGTGCTCGAGCGTCTCTTCGCGCACCCTCGACATGAGGAAGATGTTGTAGTCGACTCCGAGCGCCACGAGGAACACGAAGCCGTACAGCGGCACGGCGGGGTCGCCTCCGGGGAAGTCGAAGACGTGGTTGAACACCAGAGCGCTCACGCCCAGCGCCGTGCCGAACGACAGGATCGTGCTCAGGATGAGCAGCACCGGCGCCAGGATCGAGCGCAGCAGCAGCATCAGGATGAGCAGGATCACCACCAGGATGACCGGGATGATGACGGTGCGGTCACGGATCGAGGTGTCGTTGGTGTCGACGTCGGTCGCGGTCGTCCCGCCCACGAGCACCCCGGGCACCTCTTCGGCGAAGGTCGCGCGCAGGTCGCGCACGGTCTGCTCGGCCTCGAGCGAGTCGGCGGGATCGGTGAGCGTCACCGAGAGCAGGATGTCGCCCTCCGACACCGTCGGCTCGGGCACCGGTGCGCCCGGAGCGCCTGCCGCCGTGAAGACGGGCTCGCCGTCCTCGAGAGCGACGGAGACCTGACCGGTCGGCGAGTCGGCCGCGATGGCGGCGACCGAGGAGATGCCGGGGTTCTCGTCGAGGATGACGAGCGCGTCAGCCAGACGGCCCTCGGGAACGATGACGGATGCCGGGCTGCCCGACCCCGCGGGGAAGTGCTCGGCGAGAGCGGCCTGGCCGTCGCGGGCTTCCGAGGTTCCGAGCACGAG
It contains:
- a CDS encoding D-alanyl-D-alanine carboxypeptidase family protein; its protein translation is MARRDPSDDDVADLDDLFAASTPDRSVSTSEAAASRRRRRRSGWIAAGVTAGIVLGAPGGYAAWALTAPLKPATGEVSIPRAPVPAAAVDIAFTADGAAALSVAGAEPYLGPEAAGVWMTHGGDDPRPIASITKLVTALVVLDAYPIADGDRGPTLTFDRDDHALYDAYFVRDATIAPMPIGSSLSLRDALATMLIPSASNYAEAIAVWAFGSVSGFRAAADRWLVANGLERTNIVEPSGLDPRNTSTPSDLIALGRIAAADPTVAAIAATPSLNLPGPGRLANTNGLLGQSGITGLKTGTLDDSGANLLYTASVDVGLPEPLSVVGVALGGSSKGGVADSVLGVLRRLADGFHDTSVAQHGQEIGVYTTAWGSSVRVVLEKGASLRTWSDTPITVDGDVRVPRDWIDGEVLGQITWTAGPESVTVPVVLDGDIEPPTEWWRLTHPGEIG
- a CDS encoding ABC transporter ATP-binding protein; translated protein: MTDAAIVTSDRPAAPDEFVDVIRSDENPPVIELRDVTRSFPGPPEVQALKGINLTVSDGEYVSIVGPSGSGKSTMLNILGLLDRPTVGEYRLAGELTGGYTEDERAAVRARRLGFVFQAFHLMPRRTVLENVMLPMLYSGTPRGERAERARAALDRVGLGHRVDFRPGLLSGGERQRVAVARAVVTQPRVILADEPTGNLDQATTADIMALFEELNAGGLTFVVITHDQGVADRAARRIRIADGRMSELS
- a CDS encoding ABC transporter permease gives rise to the protein MAALWKKLRSRRSDRSTDASATTTAVAEARQVARADRFGFGDLVLEATTDIGSRPGRLVMTVMGTVLGIGALVATIGFAQTAAGQIARQFDAAAATHLSIGPSEAQARGGQRVATASLPWDAPARLENLAGVESAAVLAPVTLRENTITAVPINDPSIAAAAPPALFAASGEFLDTLGGRIVTGRSFDAGHDARGDRVAMLGSRAAERLAINRVDTQPSVFIGGVAYAVVGIFDELDRRAEVVDAVVIPTGAARQDFQLASPGDAIARIVVGTGPQLRQQAPLALAPDAVDTLEVSAPQGRSDLARDVQGDVNVVFLILGVIVLLAGGLGIANVTTLSVLERTGEIGLRRALGSTGRQIAGQFVVESIVIGLLGGLIGSALGVFAVIGVSIVQQWSPVLDPWVALGGTVLGAIIGLAAGGIPARRASRIEPVVALRGNA
- a CDS encoding serine/threonine-protein kinase, translating into MIDSVASDDSVLPGVLLAGRYRVVEAIGSGGMARVFLARDEALGRPVAVKVLRSELTDSTAADRAAIETRLLASLNHPGLVTLFDAHLSDEPRFLVMEHVVGMTLSQRIATGVLDDGELTALGSQLADALHVVHDAGIVHRDVKPSNILLARSTVPGVPLRAKLADFGIAHLLDSDRVTSPSLLIGTAAYIAPELLHGADPAPPSDIYALGLVLLEAATGERAFSGSEGNRGQLLARLSRDPDMPPMLDHPWRDLLCAMTSRRPDDRPTALEVMSRLSRRGSGASGGAAPAAPAAPAARGGDDENASRTAQADVATAAWPVTEARDLETTTASDAPVAATAALWARGTTAEPGIEPLFGSPPLRATGASTAARGTTTRRRRRTAITVGAASVGAIGVALTAHLLLMPPPASPTTNVTVPAVVETPADISTGNGVADVEAPTDETPAATETVVTPGTGDAGDDTPAGAVPAGATTVDTPAAPAQNNGLAPGSNSGNGNGNGPGSNSGKGPGSTGPGKPDKPGG
- a CDS encoding isochorismatase family protein is translated as MTRALFIVDVQNDFTEGGALGVTGGDAVAAAITRHLRDHADDYEIIVASRDWHHADHDNGGHFADGEPDYVETWPVHCVADTAGAEYDPELDVSAVTHHVKKGQGVPAYSLFEGTTEAADAVADLLTRHGVVDVDIVGIATDYCVRASALDAIAHGRRVRILTDLVAGVAEESSAAALAELAHAGALLTSADGR